Proteins co-encoded in one Octopus bimaculoides isolate UCB-OBI-ISO-001 chromosome 9, ASM119413v2, whole genome shotgun sequence genomic window:
- the LOC106867997 gene encoding cleavage and polyadenylation specificity factor subunit 2, whose translation MTSIVKLQVFSGAYDESPPCYLLQVDEFRFLLDCGWNEDFNMTYIRELKRHAHLIDAVLLTYPDHNHLGALPYMVGKCGLTCPVYATIPVYKMGQMFMYDLYQSRHNNEEFNIFTLDDIDAAFDKITQLKYSQTVNLKGKGQGLQITPLPAGHMIGGTIWKIVKDGDEEEIVYAVDYNHKKERHLNGCVLESINRPSLLITDSLNSTYTQSRRRLRDEQLMTTILSTMRNNGNVLVAVDTSGRVLELAQLLDQMWRSPDSGLSTYSLALLNNVSFNVVEFAKSQVEWMSDKIMRAFEDHRNNPFHFKHLKLCHNLAELSKVMEPKVVLASMPDLQCGFARDLFMGWCGNAKNSIILTCRTSIGTLARWLIDHPKDKTVTVEMRRRVKLEGSELEEYLKKKQEKEAEERLKTKQAKREAEDMESSDDSDLEMEVEGSSNITKAKHDLMMKSDRNSRSGFFKQAKKAYPMFPFYEERLKWDECGEIIRTEDYMILDLPPADEEVTQEKSVPEDEAMQDMSEVPTKCVSSTITLEIHANVKYIDFEGRSDGESIRKIITQIKPRQLILIHGRPDPTESLEEFCLSSGCLSQTRIFAPHVGDIVDATRESHIYQVKLKDYVVSALTFSRARDAELAWIEGQLDLKEAKTDTSARYEPEETEPAAEELEKKKLMDLFKREDNVDAEKEEEEAHIHVPTLEALPSNKQPGHTPVFINEPKLSDLKMFFLQAGIQAEFTAGVLICNNKVAIRKNEAGKLQLEGALCPDYFVIRDLVYQQYAIV comes from the coding sequence ATGACTTCTATTGTTAAATTACAAGTGTTTTCTGGTGCTTACGATGAATCCCCTCCCTGTTACCTCCTGCAGGTTGACGAGTTCCGTTTTCTTTTGGATTGTGGCTGGAACGAAGATTTTAACATGACATACATCCGCGAACTGAAGCGGCATGCCCACCTCATCGATGCTGTTCTCTTGACCTACCCCGATCACAATCATCTTGGGGCTCTGCCGTACATGGTCGGAAAATGCGGTCTTACTTGTCCCGTTTACGCCACGATTCCCGTTTATAAAATGGGACAGATGTTTATGTATGATCTATACCAGTCGAGGCATAACAACGAGGAGTTCAATATATTTACCTTAGATGATATCGATGCAGCGTTTGATAAAATCACTCAGCTGAAATACAGCCAGACCGTGAATTTGAAAGGAAAAGGTCAAGGTTTACAAATAACACCTCTGCCCGCTGGTCACATGATTGGCGGCACGATATGGAAAATAGTAAAAGATGGAGACGAAGAAGAAATTGTCTATGCTGTTGATTATAACCACAAAAAAGAGCGGCACTTGAACGGTTGTGTCTTGGAGAGTATCAATCGACCCTCACTTTTGATTACAGACTCCTTGAATTCCACTTATACTCAGTCTCGGCGGCGTCTGCGAGATGAACAACTCATGACTACCATTTTGTCGACCATGAGGAATAACGGTAACGTTTTGGTGGCTGTAGACACATCAGGCCGTGTTCTGGAACTGGCTCAGCTTCTTGACCAAATGTGGCGTAGTCCCGATTCTGGACTGTCCACCTATTCTTTAGCTCTTTTAAATAACGTGAGCTTCAATGTGGTTGAGTTTGCGAAGTCACAGGTGGAGTGGATGAGCGATAAAATCATGCGTGCTTTTGAAGACCACCGCAACAACCCTTTCCATTTTAAACATCTCAAGTTGTGTCACAATCTTGCAGAGTTATCCAAAGTGATGGAACCTAAAGTTGTTTTAGCCAGCATGCCAGACCTCCAGTGTGGCTTTGCTCGAGATCTCTTCATGGGATGGTGTGGTAACGCCAAGAACAGCATCATTCTAACATGCCGTACTTCAATAGGCACATTGGCACGGTGGCTTATTGATCACCCGAAAGACAAAACGGTGACTGTTGAAATGAGGCGCCGTGTGAAATTAGAAGGAAGTGAATTGGAGGAATACCTGAAGAAAAAACAAGAGAAGGAAGCAGAAGAACGACTCAAAACTAAACAAGCCAAGCGTGAGGCAGAAGACATGGAATCAAGCGATGATAGCGATCTGGAAATGGAAGTGGAGGGGTCCAGCAACATCACGAAAGCTAAACATGATCTCATGATGAAAAGTGACCGAAACTCTCGGTCAGGTTTTTTCAAACAAGCAAAGAAAGCTTACCCAATGTTCCCGTTTTATGAAGAAAGACTCAAGTGGGATGAATGCGGTGAAATTATTCGAACTGAGGATTATATGATATTAGATCTGCCTCCTGCTGATGAAGAAGTCACACAAGAAAAATCTGTTCCGGAAGATGAAGCCATGCAGGACATGTCTGAAGTACCAACCAAATGTGTGTCGTCTACGATAACATTGGAAATCCATGCCAATGTAAAATACATTGATTTCGAGGGTCGATCGGATGGTGAGTCAATTCGTAAAATCATAACACAGATTAAACCACGCCAGTTAATCCTAATCCATGGCAGACCAGATCCCACGGAGAGTTTGGAAGAGTTCTGTTTAAGTAGTGGTTGCTTGTCTCAAACTCGTATATTTGCTCCACATGTCGGTGACATTGTTGATGCCACTCGAGAGAGCCATATTTATCAGGTGAAGTTAAAGGACTACGTAGTGTCGGCACTGACATTTTCTCGTGCTCGAGATGCTGAGCTGGCTTGGATCGAGGGCCAGTTGGACTTGAAagaagccaaaacagacacaagtgCACGTTACGAACCGGAAGAAACAGAACCCGCAGcagaagaattagaaaagaagaaattaatggATCTGTTTAAAAGAGAAGACAATGTAGAtgcagaaaaggaggaagaagaagctCACATCCATGTTCCAACGCTCGAAGCTCTTCCGAGTAACAAACAACCAGGACACACACCGGTATTTATCAATGAACCCAAACTTTCAGATCTGAAGATGTTCTTTCTACAAGCTGGGATCCAGGCAGAGTTCACAGCTGGGGTTCTTATCTGTAATAACAAAGTTGCTATTAGAAAGAATGAGGCTGGCAAATTACAGCTGGAAGGGGCTTTGTGCCCAGACTATTTTGTAATTCGGGACCTTGTCTACCAGCAATATGCTATtgtatga